In Microbacterium pumilum, the following proteins share a genomic window:
- a CDS encoding LacI family DNA-binding transcriptional regulator produces MAGVSHPGKQPTVKEVAQHAGVSPMTVSRTLAGGANVRPDLQERVLAAVRELGYHRNENARSLRPGQASGLIGVAITNLGNPYYGNFALGVEEAVAETGRRIVLGNTGGDPARERQLVADFMGRQVEGLVLVPSGGPSDHLRPERLGDVPLVLASRRIYGLDVDVVLLDDVGGAYRGTRALLDAGHTRIGYLGNVSSAFTGARRYEGYMRALDERGIEVDPDLVFREHHDSGSASDATRRLLDLERPPTAIFSANNRNSVGALHEIGRRLRGGASAAELPALVSFDDFELAELMPVPVTVVDHDPRELGREAARLLLSRLRIGDRTQVPARVVEMPVRLAPPPSD; encoded by the coding sequence ATGGCCGGTGTCAGCCATCCCGGCAAGCAGCCGACCGTGAAAGAGGTCGCCCAGCACGCCGGCGTGAGCCCGATGACGGTGTCGCGGACCCTCGCCGGTGGCGCGAACGTGCGGCCCGACCTTCAGGAGCGGGTGCTGGCTGCGGTTCGCGAGCTCGGTTACCACCGCAATGAGAACGCGCGGAGTCTCCGGCCGGGCCAGGCGAGCGGGCTGATCGGCGTCGCCATCACGAACCTCGGCAATCCGTACTACGGCAACTTCGCGCTGGGTGTCGAGGAGGCTGTGGCCGAGACGGGCCGACGCATCGTCCTCGGCAACACCGGTGGCGATCCGGCACGCGAGCGCCAGCTCGTCGCGGATTTCATGGGCCGTCAGGTCGAGGGTCTGGTGCTCGTCCCCTCCGGTGGCCCCTCCGATCACCTGCGACCGGAGCGCCTCGGCGATGTGCCGCTCGTCCTGGCATCCCGCCGCATCTACGGGCTCGACGTGGATGTCGTACTGCTCGACGACGTCGGAGGCGCCTACCGCGGCACGCGTGCCCTGCTGGATGCCGGGCACACGCGGATCGGCTACCTGGGCAATGTCAGCTCGGCGTTCACGGGCGCGCGACGGTACGAGGGGTACATGCGGGCGCTGGACGAGCGCGGCATCGAGGTCGACCCGGACCTCGTGTTCCGTGAGCACCACGACTCGGGCTCGGCGAGCGATGCCACGCGGCGGCTTCTCGATCTCGAGCGGCCGCCGACCGCGATCTTCAGCGCGAACAACCGGAACAGCGTGGGCGCGCTGCACGAGATCGGCCGCCGCCTGCGCGGTGGTGCGAGCGCGGCGGAGCTGCCCGCGCTCGTCAGCTTCGACGACTTCGAGCTCGCTGAGCTCATGCCCGTGCCCGTCACGGTGGTCGACCACGATCCGCGTGAGCTCGGTCGCGAGGCGGCACGGCTGCTCCTGTCGCGGCTCAGAATCGGCGATCGCACTCAGGTGCCCGCGCGAGTCGTCGAGATGCCGGTGCGTCTGGCGCCCCCGCCGTCGGATTGA
- a CDS encoding DUF4185 domain-containing protein, translating to MPQRTPARSGRIALASAVGALALVASSIPLSAAAAPDSAAAPPTAAAAKTCAAISAEVDAELTDRFGDYGDTAGQWTGADSAYSVELPDGRIAWIYSDTFLGEVNETHGRPLDSLFIHNSINVDDDGVITTYTGGTAQAPESLVKVAGGDEAKDWYWFGDATVHGDELQVMLVEFIKTGDTMWDFAFKGNAVATFDASTLELLSVDPVATNGINWGSAIYEDHHYTYVYGVEDLGAQKFAHLARVQGGDLAHGTWEYLGDAGWSTDPSATKRILEGVSNEFSVSKFQGRYTLVTGDATELLSSKVVMYRSKNLEGPFTGKTVLYATPETSGNIFTYNAKAHPELGNGHTLLVTYNVNSFDTNDLYVDVDNYRPRYIDVDAKISNGSHCG from the coding sequence ATGCCTCAGCGAACTCCAGCCCGATCCGGACGGATCGCCCTCGCCTCCGCGGTGGGCGCACTCGCGCTTGTCGCGTCATCCATCCCGCTGTCCGCGGCAGCGGCACCGGATTCCGCGGCAGCGCCGCCAACTGCTGCGGCGGCGAAGACGTGTGCAGCCATCTCGGCCGAAGTCGACGCCGAGCTGACCGATCGCTTCGGCGATTACGGTGACACGGCCGGCCAGTGGACGGGAGCCGACTCGGCGTACAGCGTCGAATTGCCCGACGGGCGGATCGCGTGGATCTACTCCGACACCTTCCTCGGCGAGGTGAACGAGACCCACGGGCGCCCGCTCGACTCGCTGTTCATCCACAACTCGATCAACGTCGACGACGACGGCGTGATCACGACATATACGGGCGGCACGGCTCAGGCTCCGGAATCGCTGGTCAAGGTCGCGGGCGGCGATGAGGCCAAGGACTGGTACTGGTTCGGCGACGCCACCGTTCACGGCGACGAGCTGCAGGTGATGCTGGTCGAGTTCATCAAGACGGGCGACACCATGTGGGACTTCGCGTTCAAGGGCAACGCCGTTGCGACCTTCGACGCTTCGACCCTCGAGCTGCTCTCCGTCGACCCCGTCGCCACGAACGGCATCAACTGGGGGTCGGCCATCTACGAGGATCATCACTACACCTACGTGTACGGCGTGGAGGACCTCGGCGCCCAGAAGTTCGCGCACCTTGCGCGGGTACAGGGCGGTGATCTCGCGCACGGCACCTGGGAGTACCTCGGTGACGCGGGCTGGTCGACCGATCCTTCTGCCACGAAGCGGATCCTCGAAGGGGTGTCGAACGAGTTCAGCGTGAGCAAGTTCCAGGGCCGCTACACGCTCGTCACGGGAGACGCGACCGAGCTGCTGAGCTCGAAGGTCGTGATGTACCGCAGCAAGAACCTCGAGGGACCGTTCACCGGCAAAACGGTCCTCTACGCGACGCCCGAGACGAGCGGCAACATCTTCACTTACAACGCGAAGGCCCACCCCGAGCTCGGCAACGGCCACACGCTGCTGGTCACGTACAACGTGAACAGCTTCGACACGAACGATCTGTACGTGGATGTCGACAACTACCGCCCGCGGTACATCGACGTCGACGCGAAGATCAGCAACGGCAGCCACTGCGGCTGA
- a CDS encoding carbonic anhydrase — translation MSVLDEVLSANEAYAASFDKGGLALPPARGFAILTCMDARLDPAKYAGLSEGDAHVIRNAGGRASDDAIRSLVISYKLLGTSEWFVIHHTDCGMEFFTDEVITGLLANSLETAALGDDGFYDVGTGPGSDHGQHIDWLTISDQTQAVVDDVVRIKEHPLVPPRIPVHGFLYDVRTGRLIEVPVPSDESAA, via the coding sequence ATGTCCGTACTCGATGAGGTTCTGTCAGCGAACGAGGCCTACGCGGCATCCTTCGACAAAGGCGGGTTGGCGCTCCCGCCGGCCAGAGGTTTCGCGATCCTGACCTGCATGGACGCCCGGCTCGACCCGGCGAAGTATGCGGGACTCAGCGAGGGCGACGCCCACGTGATCCGCAATGCGGGCGGGCGGGCATCGGATGACGCCATCCGGTCACTCGTGATCTCGTACAAGCTGCTGGGCACGAGCGAATGGTTCGTCATCCACCACACCGACTGCGGCATGGAGTTCTTCACCGACGAGGTGATCACGGGTCTTCTGGCGAACAGCCTCGAGACGGCGGCGCTGGGCGATGACGGGTTCTACGACGTCGGCACCGGACCGGGGTCCGACCACGGGCAGCACATCGACTGGCTCACGATCTCGGACCAGACGCAGGCGGTGGTCGACGACGTCGTGCGGATCAAGGAGCACCCGCTCGTTCCCCCCAGGATCCCGGTGCACGGATTCCTCTACGATGTGCGTACCGGCCGGCTGATCGAGGTCCCGGTGCCCTCGGACGAATCCGCCGCCTGA
- a CDS encoding GAP family protein has translation MEAIGHILPIALAVAISSVPIMVTILILLSPNRARSAPLFMIGWVIGLILVVSVCTLVAELIPTARSPRRPDTAIGIVEIIVGLAMIVLAVVSWLRSRRAETPAVPKWLSSEKSLRPWQAFGVALILNIRPKALLLAIAAGLTVRADSQSPTDAVVAILIYTIIGASTVVTPIVATMVAPDRMVPRLTSMRSWLTRNDAAMTSIILLLVGVFVIGSGIGRLG, from the coding sequence GTGGAGGCTATCGGCCACATCCTTCCGATCGCACTGGCGGTTGCGATCAGCTCGGTGCCGATAATGGTCACGATCCTGATCCTGCTGTCGCCGAACCGGGCCCGCTCCGCGCCGCTGTTCATGATCGGCTGGGTGATCGGGCTCATCCTGGTCGTCTCGGTGTGCACGCTCGTCGCGGAGCTGATACCGACGGCACGCTCGCCTCGCAGGCCCGACACCGCGATCGGCATCGTCGAGATCATCGTGGGCCTGGCGATGATCGTGCTTGCGGTCGTGTCGTGGCTCCGCTCTCGTCGGGCAGAGACCCCTGCTGTCCCGAAGTGGCTGAGCTCGGAGAAGTCGCTCCGTCCCTGGCAGGCGTTCGGTGTGGCACTCATTCTGAACATACGGCCCAAGGCTCTGCTGCTGGCGATTGCGGCGGGTTTGACGGTGCGGGCGGATTCCCAATCGCCAACGGATGCTGTGGTCGCGATCTTGATCTACACGATCATCGGAGCATCGACCGTCGTGACGCCGATCGTCGCGACGATGGTCGCCCCTGACCGGATGGTGCCGCGGCTGACGAGCATGCGCAGCTGGCTGACACGCAACGATGCGGCCATGACGAGCATCATCCTGCTCCTGGTCGGCGTCTTCGTGATCGGCTCGGGAATCGGACGGCTGGGATGA